One window from the genome of Cyclobacterium amurskyense encodes:
- a CDS encoding sialidase family protein: MKEIRFLVLAGIILLSFVNFSEAQVLLDPSEVVLHIGKDGLPPRNSEGAFIQLKDGRILFAYSKFEGGSGDHANGSIAGRYSSDGGKTWTKNDEVIVSNEGGMNVMSVSFVRLANGSIALFYARKNSLDDCKPILRISNNEAQTWSEPISVISDKDGYFVLNNDRVIQLPSGRLLAPVSLHKTAGVDFSMRGSIYCYYSDDNGITWKSSKEMPNKGEVVVQEPGVVRLKNGDIMMWLRTDQGVQFMSKSKDSGLSWEEVQPSKIVSPRAPASLKRIPKTGDLLLIWNNNKSLDKKAATFRTPLTAAISKDEGKSWIHLKVLENDPEGFFCYTAITFVDNEVLLAYMAAERLGLKDKIPLVVRKLSLDEFYD, from the coding sequence ATGAAAGAAATTAGATTTTTGGTATTAGCGGGTATTATTCTTCTGAGTTTCGTGAATTTTTCTGAAGCTCAGGTTCTATTGGACCCTTCAGAAGTGGTTCTCCATATAGGGAAAGATGGGCTTCCACCTAGAAATAGTGAAGGAGCCTTTATTCAATTGAAAGACGGAAGGATTTTATTTGCCTATTCTAAATTTGAAGGAGGATCAGGTGACCATGCTAATGGATCAATCGCTGGACGTTATTCCTCAGATGGAGGGAAAACCTGGACAAAAAATGATGAGGTAATCGTTTCCAATGAAGGGGGAATGAATGTCATGTCTGTTTCATTTGTAAGGTTAGCCAATGGTTCAATTGCCCTTTTTTATGCTAGGAAAAACTCATTGGATGACTGTAAACCCATACTTAGAATCTCTAATAACGAGGCACAAACTTGGTCAGAACCTATCTCTGTAATCAGTGACAAGGATGGTTATTTCGTGTTGAACAATGACAGGGTGATTCAGCTTCCTAGCGGAAGACTTCTGGCACCTGTTTCTTTGCATAAAACAGCTGGAGTTGATTTTAGCATGCGTGGTAGTATTTATTGCTATTACTCTGACGACAATGGTATAACTTGGAAAAGCAGCAAGGAAATGCCCAATAAAGGCGAGGTGGTAGTTCAAGAACCGGGAGTAGTACGGCTAAAAAATGGAGACATTATGATGTGGTTAAGAACAGATCAAGGTGTACAATTTATGAGTAAATCTAAAGACAGTGGACTTAGCTGGGAAGAAGTGCAACCATCAAAAATTGTCTCCCCGAGAGCTCCGGCCTCTCTAAAAAGAATCCCTAAAACCGGAGACCTATTGTTGATATGGAACAACAATAAAAGTTTAGATAAAAAGGCAGCCACTTTCAGAACTCCACTGACTGCAGCTATATCTAAGGATGAGGGCAAAAGTTGGATACACCTAAAAGTACTTGAAAATGATCCCGAAGGTTTCTTCTGCTACACAGCGATCACTTTTGTGGACAATGAAGTATTACTAGCCTATATGGCGGCAGAAAGATTGGGGTTGAAAGACAAAATACCTTTAGTAGTGCGGAAATTAAGTTTGGATGAATTTTACGACTAA
- a CDS encoding sialidase family protein, with the protein MTMNKLSGAIKMLGLAALVTYGCGGKPVEDQTAEANEAENEIVSVPGSLVLNPGDNNPRNSEGDFIELKDGRMLFVYSHYYGESSSDHATAYLAGRFSDDKGQTWTSEDVEVLPNEGGMNVMSVSLLRLQNGDIALFYLRKNNTDDCIPYMRISKDEAKTWSDPIACITDNEGYFVLNNDRVIQLEDGTLVLAVAKHAGPGMEWRGRADLFAYSSTDNGKTWKSSELVPNPKEIVLQEPGLVELNDGSLLMVIRTDAGVQCYSYSTDKGKTWSEVEKSNLISPVSPATIERIPGTGDLLAVWNNNLSKDPDVAKLRTPLSAAISKDEGKTWSNYKTLENDPDGWYCYIAMDFVGDDVLLGYCAGNRPAGTGLSVTKITKLGTDWFYKD; encoded by the coding sequence ATGACGATGAACAAGTTGAGTGGTGCCATCAAAATGCTGGGTTTAGCAGCTTTAGTAACTTATGGTTGTGGCGGTAAGCCTGTAGAAGATCAGACGGCTGAAGCCAATGAGGCTGAAAATGAAATTGTAAGCGTTCCTGGAAGTTTGGTCCTCAATCCTGGAGACAATAACCCAAGAAACAGTGAAGGTGATTTCATTGAGTTGAAAGACGGAAGAATGCTCTTCGTCTATTCTCATTATTATGGCGAGTCTTCCAGTGATCATGCGACAGCTTATTTGGCTGGACGTTTTTCAGATGACAAGGGACAGACCTGGACATCAGAGGATGTGGAAGTTTTACCAAATGAAGGAGGAATGAATGTGATGTCAGTTTCCTTGTTGCGATTGCAAAATGGTGATATCGCCCTGTTTTATTTGAGGAAAAACAATACGGACGATTGTATTCCATACATGAGAATTTCGAAGGATGAGGCCAAAACCTGGTCAGACCCTATTGCATGCATTACTGACAATGAAGGTTATTTTGTGCTTAACAATGACAGGGTTATTCAACTTGAAGATGGGACTTTAGTTTTAGCGGTAGCCAAACATGCCGGCCCTGGAATGGAATGGAGAGGTAGAGCTGACCTTTTTGCATATTCTTCTACCGACAATGGAAAAACATGGAAAAGTAGCGAATTGGTACCTAACCCAAAAGAAATTGTTTTGCAAGAGCCTGGTTTGGTTGAACTTAATGATGGTTCACTTTTGATGGTAATTAGAACCGATGCTGGGGTTCAATGCTATTCTTATTCCACGGACAAAGGTAAAACCTGGTCAGAGGTGGAAAAAAGCAACTTAATATCACCTGTTTCTCCTGCCACAATTGAAAGAATTCCTGGTACAGGAGACTTATTGGCTGTTTGGAACAACAACCTATCAAAAGATCCGGATGTAGCAAAGCTTAGGACACCATTGAGCGCTGCCATTTCTAAAGACGAAGGTAAAACATGGAGCAATTACAAGACTTTGGAGAACGACCCTGATGGTTGGTACTGCTATATCGCCATGGATTTTGTAGGTGATGATGTATTATTGGGCTATTGTGCGGGTAACAGGCCAGCTGGAACGGGCCTTTCAGTTACCAAGATAACCAAGCTTGGTACGGATTGGTTTTACAAAGATTAA
- a CDS encoding sialidase family protein: MQRLKAQNKKTVLQLDPGENNPRNSEGDFIRLKDGRIMFIYTHFTGNSASDFGSAFLAARYSEDDGQTWTDEDRTIVPNDGKMNVMSVSLLRLQDGNIALFYARKNGISDCKPLMRISKDEGQTWSAPTSCITDREGYFVLNNNRVLQLENGRLIMPVALHRTSEGEDFNEKGRLFTYFSDDNGATWKSGKEVKNQYDIVFQEPGLVALKNGKLMMIIRTDDGVQYSSYSKNLGKKWTPAKPTNISSPVSPATIARIPSTGDLLMVWNNNGVKEGMYKGKRTPLNIAISKDEGKTWESEKVLEDDPDGWYCYTAIHFVNDDEVLLSYCAGDRPAGTGLSVTRLTLLDLDWVYGD, translated from the coding sequence ATGCAAAGATTAAAAGCCCAAAATAAAAAAACTGTTTTGCAGTTGGATCCAGGGGAGAACAATCCCCGAAACAGTGAAGGAGATTTTATTCGCTTAAAAGATGGGCGAATCATGTTTATATATACCCATTTTACGGGCAATTCTGCCAGTGATTTTGGTAGCGCTTTTTTAGCAGCCAGGTATTCTGAAGATGATGGTCAAACATGGACTGATGAGGACAGGACCATCGTTCCAAATGATGGGAAAATGAATGTCATGTCCGTTTCTTTACTTAGGCTTCAGGATGGAAATATCGCACTGTTCTATGCGCGTAAAAATGGAATAAGCGATTGTAAACCCTTGATGCGAATTTCTAAAGATGAAGGGCAAACCTGGTCAGCACCTACATCCTGTATTACAGATAGAGAAGGATACTTCGTCCTCAATAATAACAGGGTACTCCAATTGGAAAATGGCAGATTGATAATGCCTGTGGCCTTACACAGGACTTCCGAAGGAGAAGATTTCAACGAAAAGGGACGGTTATTCACTTACTTTTCAGATGACAATGGAGCAACCTGGAAGTCAGGAAAAGAGGTGAAAAACCAATATGATATCGTCTTCCAAGAGCCTGGATTGGTTGCCCTGAAAAACGGGAAACTGATGATGATCATTCGTACTGATGATGGTGTGCAATATTCCTCCTATTCTAAAAACTTAGGAAAGAAATGGACTCCCGCAAAACCTACAAATATTTCATCTCCGGTCTCTCCAGCTACCATAGCAAGGATCCCATCAACAGGGGATCTGTTAATGGTCTGGAATAACAATGGTGTAAAGGAAGGAATGTACAAAGGGAAAAGGACCCCACTGAATATTGCCATTTCTAAAGATGAAGGCAAAACCTGGGAAAGCGAAAAAGTTTTGGAGGATGATCCTGATGGTTGGTATTGCTATACCGCCATTCATTTCGTAAATGATGATGAAGTCTTACTCTCTTATTGTGCGGGGGATAGACCTGCAGGAACTGGCCTTTCCGTGACCAGATTGACGCTTTTAGATTTGGATTGGGTTTACGGAGACTAA
- a CDS encoding SGNH/GDSL hydrolase family protein: MNLLVVLFLLKLLPLTVVETVFKANSGKEIETFSSMGDKLKIVAFGNSITATRSTIDQVFAQRLPSLLLEQGIEVEVINSGIPGSHTGSIEDHDLFKIKHGMDRFETDVLAHNPNLVIIGFGTNDAHIDNAGPDGESRIPLKQYKRNLKFMIKELQAQGADVILIAPNGLRGKYPEYQNVRLKQYVEVVKKLAKRYHTGLLDNFKLFYDYYDGKENRAEEILLDGVHPNDKGHALMAEEISQEIVRIRKLRNQ; the protein is encoded by the coding sequence ATGAACCTATTAGTTGTATTGTTTTTATTAAAGTTATTGCCATTGACGGTAGTAGAAACTGTTTTTAAGGCCAATTCTGGAAAGGAAATCGAAACCTTTTCCTCGATGGGGGATAAGCTAAAAATTGTCGCATTTGGGAACTCAATAACAGCAACGCGAAGCACCATAGATCAGGTTTTTGCCCAAAGATTGCCTTCACTTCTCCTAGAGCAAGGAATTGAAGTAGAAGTGATCAATTCCGGGATTCCTGGAAGTCATACTGGCAGTATTGAGGACCATGATTTATTCAAAATTAAACATGGTATGGACAGATTCGAAACGGATGTTTTGGCACACAATCCAAACTTGGTGATCATAGGTTTTGGTACCAATGATGCCCATATAGATAATGCCGGGCCTGATGGAGAATCAAGAATCCCATTAAAGCAGTACAAGCGGAACCTTAAATTCATGATAAAGGAGCTTCAGGCCCAAGGGGCAGATGTGATTTTAATAGCTCCAAATGGACTAAGAGGAAAATATCCGGAATACCAGAATGTTAGGTTGAAACAATATGTAGAAGTGGTTAAAAAATTGGCTAAACGATACCATACAGGTCTGTTGGATAATTTCAAGCTGTTTTACGACTATTATGATGGTAAGGAAAATAGAGCGGAAGAAATATTATTGGACGGGGTGCATCCCAATGATAAGGGACATGCACTTATGGCGGAGGAAATTAGCCAAGAAATAGTTAGAATTAGAAAGTTAAGAAATCAATAA
- a CDS encoding succinylglutamate desuccinylase/aspartoacylase family protein yields MAELFSTHVIKSASKGPNGLIIAGVHGDEYQPVLAVMKLIDQLQGSLIAGTVTLVPITNRNAYFSGARVGEDNLDLARTCPGNTEGTVTEKVATEISELIRKADFFIDMHTGGNLFDISPLSGYMLHQDSKVLEKQRAMATAFNLPIVWGTSPELEGRTLSVARDANVPAIYTEYRGGDYRTEGVDSLVSGCLNVLKYFGMLENQVPPDKPKYFVEDDKPGSGHLQVMHPAPEEGLFVATVNLGDLVTKGDKLGYLLRESGEKGAAILAQKSGLVFLKRAVPMAKAGDALAGILPIE; encoded by the coding sequence ATGGCTGAATTATTTTCGACGCATGTGATCAAGTCGGCTTCAAAAGGTCCAAATGGGCTTATAATTGCTGGAGTCCATGGGGATGAATACCAACCGGTATTGGCGGTGATGAAATTAATCGATCAGTTGCAGGGGAGCCTAATTGCAGGTACAGTTACCCTTGTGCCCATTACCAATAGAAATGCTTATTTTTCAGGAGCACGTGTAGGCGAAGACAACCTGGATCTTGCCAGGACTTGTCCTGGAAATACAGAAGGGACGGTTACAGAAAAAGTTGCTACCGAAATTAGTGAGCTGATCAGGAAAGCAGATTTCTTTATTGATATGCATACGGGAGGCAACTTGTTTGATATTTCTCCCCTTTCTGGATATATGCTGCATCAGGATTCCAAAGTTTTGGAAAAGCAGAGAGCCATGGCAACGGCTTTTAATTTGCCGATTGTTTGGGGTACAAGTCCTGAATTGGAGGGTAGAACCTTGTCAGTGGCTAGAGATGCCAATGTACCGGCGATTTATACTGAGTATAGGGGTGGTGACTACCGTACTGAAGGCGTGGATAGTCTGGTGTCTGGGTGCTTGAATGTTTTAAAGTACTTTGGCATGTTGGAAAATCAAGTCCCCCCCGATAAACCTAAATATTTTGTTGAAGACGATAAGCCGGGGAGTGGGCATTTGCAGGTGATGCATCCTGCCCCTGAAGAAGGTTTATTTGTCGCCACTGTTAATCTAGGAGACCTTGTTACCAAAGGTGACAAGTTGGGTTACCTATTAAGAGAGAGTGGGGAAAAAGGAGCAGCTATACTGGCACAAAAATCCGGGTTGGTATTTTTAAAACGGGCCGTACCCATGGCCAAAGCAGGGGATGCCCTTGCTGGTATTTTACCCATAGAATAA
- a CDS encoding SDR family NAD(P)-dependent oxidoreductase — protein sequence MKSEVENKPRVVIVTGASRGIGKAITEAFIANGDFVAMVSENKDELQAAAASLSKPENVLVLDGDLAIDDFVDEIVEVTYSKWGKIDVLINNAAWRTIETLNTISRENWEKTLKICLTSPVFLSKLAAKKMASGREGGVIVHLSSVMAERAGGSSPAYIAAKGALLSLTYEMAALYGPSGIRVVAVCPGNVTTAMSSNFKDTEGIDVSQSLVDEMEDMTPLQRSASPEEIANGVFWLASDNASFVNGTSLVIDGGFAHNFNSYKNKKLQFPNEF from the coding sequence ATGAAAAGTGAAGTTGAAAATAAGCCAAGAGTAGTAATAGTTACCGGAGCATCCAGAGGCATTGGCAAAGCGATTACAGAAGCTTTTATTGCCAATGGGGATTTTGTTGCCATGGTTTCAGAAAACAAAGATGAATTACAGGCCGCAGCGGCTTCTCTTTCTAAACCAGAGAATGTATTGGTGTTGGATGGAGATCTGGCCATAGATGATTTTGTGGATGAAATCGTGGAAGTGACATATAGTAAATGGGGCAAAATAGATGTATTAATTAACAATGCAGCTTGGAGAACCATCGAGACTTTGAATACTATTTCCAGAGAAAATTGGGAAAAGACCTTAAAGATTTGTCTCACCTCTCCGGTGTTTCTGTCAAAATTGGCTGCAAAAAAGATGGCATCTGGGCGCGAAGGAGGAGTAATAGTCCATCTGAGCAGTGTTATGGCAGAAAGAGCAGGAGGTTCAAGCCCAGCTTATATTGCTGCAAAAGGTGCTCTATTGAGCTTAACCTATGAAATGGCTGCTTTGTATGGGCCATCAGGTATCAGAGTAGTAGCGGTTTGTCCTGGGAATGTAACCACAGCCATGAGCAGTAATTTCAAAGATACCGAAGGCATTGATGTGAGTCAAAGCCTGGTGGATGAAATGGAAGACATGACACCATTGCAACGAAGTGCCTCTCCTGAGGAAATTGCCAACGGCGTTTTCTGGTTGGCTTCTGACAATGCCTCATTTGTAAATGGGACTTCATTGGTTATCGATGGAGGATTTGCCCATAATTTCAATAGTTATAAAAACAAGAAACTACAATTCCCCAACGAATTTTGA
- a CDS encoding pyridoxal-phosphate dependent enzyme — MKGISKYTPLLNLPQGIAPFSLGEGNTPLIKSRQIGPELGFPNLYFKLESSNPSGSYKDRFAAFAIADVLANQGKLCLATSSGNTGAALAAYAAAAGIPCKIAIVEGAPEGKLKQMRAYGASLYVIKDFGKNSDVSEKIFEKLGEVAVENNTCLQVSAFKYSPVGMTGVQTISFELAEDLDRVGNVFVPSGGGGLALAIARGFQSWKNQNEAFELPRVHCVQPEGNDTIAGNLRKGLKEAKAVENATTKVSGLQVANVIDGTETLMECKASGGNGFLVSDEETFECQRLLAIKEGIYTEPAGAVALAGCMKAIASGELDKNANAVCIVSGSGFKDPEATDNLIVQNPVSYLSSYREMDQYFAIK; from the coding sequence TTGAAAGGAATAAGCAAATACACACCGTTATTAAATTTACCCCAAGGAATAGCCCCATTTTCATTGGGGGAGGGTAATACGCCCTTGATTAAATCTAGGCAAATTGGACCTGAATTGGGTTTTCCAAACCTTTACTTCAAACTGGAATCTTCCAATCCTTCAGGCTCCTACAAAGATCGCTTTGCAGCTTTTGCTATAGCAGATGTTTTGGCAAACCAAGGTAAATTGTGTTTGGCTACTTCCAGTGGGAATACTGGCGCGGCACTCGCTGCTTATGCGGCTGCAGCAGGTATTCCCTGCAAAATTGCGATAGTAGAGGGAGCGCCAGAAGGCAAGTTAAAACAAATGAGGGCTTATGGTGCCTCTTTGTATGTGATCAAAGACTTCGGTAAAAACAGCGATGTAAGTGAGAAGATTTTTGAGAAGCTTGGTGAAGTAGCTGTCGAAAACAATACTTGCTTACAAGTAAGTGCTTTTAAGTACAGTCCTGTGGGAATGACAGGCGTACAAACGATTAGCTTTGAGTTGGCAGAAGACCTAGATAGAGTGGGCAATGTATTTGTTCCCTCAGGTGGCGGAGGTTTGGCTTTGGCCATTGCCAGAGGCTTTCAGTCATGGAAAAACCAAAATGAAGCCTTTGAACTTCCGAGAGTGCATTGTGTGCAACCAGAAGGGAATGATACGATTGCCGGAAATCTAAGAAAAGGCCTGAAAGAAGCCAAGGCTGTAGAAAATGCAACCACTAAAGTGAGTGGGCTTCAGGTAGCCAATGTAATCGACGGTACAGAGACATTAATGGAATGTAAGGCAAGTGGAGGGAATGGTTTCTTGGTGAGTGATGAAGAAACCTTTGAATGTCAGCGATTATTGGCGATTAAAGAAGGGATATATACAGAGCCTGCTGGTGCGGTAGCTTTGGCAGGATGCATGAAGGCGATTGCCTCCGGTGAACTGGACAAAAATGCCAATGCAGTATGTATCGTTTCTGGAAGTGGATTTAAAGATCCCGAAGCCACTGACAATTTGATTGTCCAAAATCCAGTGAGTTATTTAAGTAGTTATAGAGAAATGGATCAATATTTTGCAATTAAATAG